One genomic segment of Rivularia sp. PCC 7116 includes these proteins:
- the ltrA gene encoding group II intron reverse transcriptase/maturase: MVQSTIVNVTERATDWNSIKWKHANRVVTRLRQRIFKATRDGDLKKIRSLQKLLMRSYSNIVLSVRRVTQLNSGKKTAGVDKLLVLTPGARGTLVDILTRCPPWKPLPVKRVYIRKSNGKQRPLGIPCVIDRCLQAIVKNALEPYWEAQFERTSYGFRPGRGVHDAIERIHSMSKANSTKSWVVDADIEGCFDNIAHSPLLKTIGNFPAKKLIQQWLKAGYVDKGVFNDTETGVPQGGIISPLLANIALHGMESALGIRYDKHGHTIGNRGIVRYADDLVVFCKTQEDAACVVETLSHWMKSKGLALSKAKTNIVHLSEGFNFLSFNIRWYKDKNTKIGRKVLIKPSKEALQDVRNKIKQVWLENKSSNVNYLISKLNPIIRGVANYYRTVVSSHIFHKLDTWMYVRENRYAKRVHPKKSSGWRKHKYWGRLNFDRNDNWVFGEPVAVDGFPGISKLVNPEGDKRTGQYLLKFSWFNIRRHTLVKGDASYDNPDLVKYWESRTKRKSQNLIPSYQKLARKQGYKCCVCGESLFNDEPIQKHHKVPQSRGGKDTYANLELMHYYCHRQVHSVAPGCEDEVFVQDLQELNPVPGSVRIG, translated from the coding sequence ATGGTGCAATCTACAATTGTGAACGTAACCGAGAGGGCTACCGACTGGAATAGCATTAAATGGAAACATGCTAACCGGGTAGTCACCAGACTTAGACAAAGAATTTTCAAGGCAACCAGAGACGGTGACTTAAAAAAGATTCGTAGTCTTCAAAAGCTACTCATGCGTAGCTATTCTAACATAGTACTTTCCGTTAGACGAGTCACGCAATTAAATTCTGGTAAGAAAACTGCGGGTGTGGATAAATTACTGGTTTTGACCCCAGGAGCTAGAGGAACTTTGGTTGATATTTTAACAAGGTGTCCTCCCTGGAAACCACTACCAGTAAAACGGGTTTATATCCGTAAATCCAACGGTAAACAACGTCCCCTCGGAATCCCTTGTGTCATCGATAGGTGTTTACAAGCCATTGTGAAAAATGCTTTAGAACCTTATTGGGAAGCACAATTCGAGAGAACATCTTACGGTTTCCGCCCCGGTAGAGGCGTACATGATGCGATAGAAAGAATACATTCAATGTCTAAAGCCAACTCAACTAAAAGCTGGGTTGTGGATGCAGATATTGAGGGTTGTTTTGATAATATCGCTCACTCCCCTTTACTTAAAACCATTGGTAACTTCCCCGCAAAGAAGTTAATTCAACAGTGGTTAAAGGCTGGATATGTAGACAAGGGCGTTTTTAACGATACAGAAACTGGTGTACCTCAAGGCGGAATAATCTCGCCTTTGCTTGCGAATATTGCTTTACACGGTATGGAGTCTGCGCTCGGCATTAGATACGATAAACACGGTCATACTATTGGAAATCGTGGTATCGTGCGCTACGCAGATGACCTTGTGGTTTTCTGCAAAACTCAAGAAGATGCCGCTTGCGTGGTTGAGACGCTATCCCACTGGATGAAATCTAAAGGTTTGGCTTTATCCAAAGCTAAAACTAACATAGTACATCTGAGTGAAGGATTCAACTTCTTGAGCTTTAACATCAGATGGTACAAGGATAAAAATACCAAAATTGGGCGGAAAGTACTGATTAAACCCAGTAAAGAAGCGTTGCAAGATGTACGGAATAAGATTAAGCAAGTTTGGTTAGAAAATAAGAGCAGTAATGTTAATTATTTGATATCCAAACTTAACCCGATTATTCGCGGAGTTGCTAATTATTACCGTACAGTCGTTTCCTCCCACATATTCCACAAACTAGATACTTGGATGTATGTCAGAGAAAACAGGTACGCCAAAAGAGTGCATCCAAAGAAAAGTTCTGGATGGCGTAAACATAAGTACTGGGGACGACTAAACTTTGATAGAAATGATAACTGGGTGTTCGGTGAACCAGTTGCGGTGGACGGGTTCCCCGGCATAAGCAAACTGGTGAACCCGGAGGGGGATAAGCGGACAGGTCAGTATCTTCTCAAGTTTAGTTGGTTCAATATTAGAAGGCACACTTTAGTCAAAGGTGATGCTTCTTATGATAACCCAGATTTGGTTAAATATTGGGAGTCAAGAACTAAGAGAAAATCTCAAAATCTAATTCCTTCTTACCAAAAGCTAGCCCGAAAACAAGGATATAAGTGTTGCGTTTGTGGGGAATCATTGTTTAATGATGAACCAATTCAAAAACATCACAAAGTTCCTCAAAGTAGGGGTGGTAAAGATACTTACGCTAATCTAGAATTGATGCATTACTACTGTCACCGACAAGTACATTCAGTAGCCCCTGGGTGTGAAGACGAGGTATTTGTGCAGGACTTACAAGAATTAAACCCAGTCCCTGGAAGCGTTAGGATTGGCTAA
- a CDS encoding ISAzo13-like element ISRisp1 family transposase, which translates to MPDNHKVKIIQDKYDSLSPYLNEKTRRIWAAIEAQSLGWGGVTAVAIATGLSRTTIHSGIDLLSKLDEVKTEDESTRIRTVGGGRKLLEEKDAMLLSDLESLLEPMTLGDPESPIKWTNKSVVKLAAALKEGGHSISPKSVYNLLESLGYSLQSNRKTRDGSSHEDRDDQFLYISNQVKYFQSHNEPVISVDTKKKELIGNFKNPGTEWCDSEQPVEVRMHDFVDPNAGKAIPYGIYDLTLNKGWVNVGIDHDTAEFAVESIRHWWYSMGNLLYPKSEHIMITADSGGSNSYRSRLWKLKLQEFATEIGKSIHVCHFPPGTSKWNKIEHRLFCHITTNWRGRPLTSLQVVINLIGNTTTTQGLVVEARLDENLYQTGIKVTDKELDNIAIERNSFHGEWNYIIKPQISG; encoded by the coding sequence ATGCCTGATAATCACAAAGTTAAAATAATTCAAGACAAATATGATTCTTTATCTCCTTATCTGAACGAGAAAACACGGCGTATCTGGGCAGCAATTGAAGCCCAAAGCCTTGGGTGGGGAGGTGTAACAGCAGTTGCGATCGCAACTGGTTTATCTCGAACTACAATTCATAGTGGAATTGATTTGCTGTCAAAATTGGATGAAGTAAAAACGGAGGATGAGAGTACTCGAATCCGCACAGTAGGTGGTGGACGGAAACTGCTCGAAGAAAAAGATGCGATGCTGCTATCAGATTTAGAATCATTGCTTGAACCAATGACTTTAGGAGACCCAGAATCACCGATAAAATGGACGAATAAAAGTGTTGTAAAACTTGCTGCTGCACTTAAGGAGGGAGGGCATAGTATTAGTCCAAAAAGTGTTTACAACTTACTTGAATCTCTTGGCTACAGCCTACAATCAAATCGTAAGACTCGTGATGGTTCATCTCATGAGGATAGAGACGACCAGTTTTTATATATTTCTAACCAAGTCAAATATTTTCAGTCCCACAACGAACCTGTAATTTCAGTTGATACTAAGAAAAAAGAGTTAATCGGAAACTTTAAAAATCCTGGAACTGAATGGTGTGACTCCGAACAGCCAGTTGAAGTAAGGATGCATGACTTTGTTGACCCTAACGCCGGTAAGGCAATTCCCTATGGAATTTATGATCTAACCTTAAATAAAGGATGGGTTAATGTCGGCATTGACCATGACACCGCAGAGTTTGCGGTCGAGTCTATTCGCCATTGGTGGTACTCAATGGGTAATCTTTTATATCCAAAGTCTGAGCATATAATGATTACAGCAGATTCGGGTGGTAGCAATAGTTATCGTTCTCGACTATGGAAGTTAAAGCTGCAAGAGTTTGCAACCGAAATTGGTAAAAGTATTCATGTTTGCCATTTTCCTCCTGGTACAAGTAAATGGAACAAAATAGAGCATCGTTTATTTTGTCACATCACAACTAACTGGCGAGGTCGACCATTAACTAGCTTACAAGTAGTGATTAATCTGATTGGCAATACTACCACTACACAGGGCTTGGTTGTCGAAGCTCGACTAGACGAAAACCTCTATCAAACAGGAATTAAAGTTACAGATAAAGAGCTTGATAATATTGCCATTGAACGAAACTCTTTTCATGGTGAGTGGAACTACATTATTAAACCGCAGATTTCTGGTTAA
- a CDS encoding DUF6876 family protein, which yields MKTPQEIASELNQFYGSTTLYKHWLGLKYTEGVQYLAQETNCYWLLDAIASHQTKKFLSNPKLREFQIWHLRVQENSGVLICEWDTNQEVLRQEIEYTDFPLSHIKLYLVEKVLMLPNEY from the coding sequence ATGAAAACTCCGCAAGAAATAGCCAGCGAACTAAACCAGTTTTATGGTTCAACTACTCTCTACAAACACTGGCTCGGCTTGAAATATACCGAAGGTGTTCAATACCTAGCGCAAGAAACTAATTGCTACTGGTTATTAGATGCAATAGCTTCACATCAAACGAAGAAATTCCTATCAAATCCAAAACTCCGAGAATTTCAAATTTGGCATTTACGAGTTCAAGAAAATTCGGGTGTTTTGATATGTGAGTGGGATACGAATCAAGAAGTATTACGCCAAGAAATTGAATATACTGATTTTCCGTTGAGCCATATCAAACTTTATCTCGTTGAAAAAGTTCTCATGCTCCCAAACGAATACTAA
- a CDS encoding thermonuclease family protein — protein sequence MRATKEKAKAIKGTTVDATVVRVVDGDTVRVEVQGKEESLRILGLDTEESNAGSPKPVSPWGKEAKKEAEKLFKAGDKVKLEFPGDEVVEECMQKYRGNYGRLLVFVYLDDGTDFQEYMIQKGFSPYFMKYGYAALLDNHERYMQAEKEAQIANRGVWNQIEVNGSEVRNYAALGVWWYLRAEIIQNYRQFKQENEDATVFNTRLDYEKVLELAKKEEEATIFTELRNPKRVASNSMLIGIGSVEKPFSIFIPKVDEAAGEKIMSLITNRYISTDEEHPRRSYAYVKGKLSIYRDKPQVIVTNVKQVMDLPQLD from the coding sequence ATGCGAGCAACTAAGGAAAAAGCAAAGGCTATCAAGGGTACAACTGTTGACGCTACTGTAGTTAGGGTTGTGGATGGTGATACTGTCCGCGTTGAAGTGCAAGGTAAGGAAGAAAGTTTACGGATTTTGGGTTTAGATACCGAGGAATCTAATGCAGGTAGCCCAAAACCGGTTTCACCTTGGGGAAAGGAAGCGAAAAAGGAAGCTGAGAAATTATTCAAGGCTGGCGATAAAGTCAAGCTGGAATTTCCGGGTGATGAAGTAGTAGAAGAATGTATGCAAAAGTATCGTGGAAACTACGGTCGGTTATTAGTATTTGTTTATTTAGATGACGGTACGGATTTTCAAGAATACATGATTCAAAAGGGTTTTAGTCCTTATTTCATGAAGTATGGTTATGCGGCACTTCTCGATAACCACGAACGATATATGCAAGCGGAGAAGGAAGCACAAATAGCTAATCGCGGGGTTTGGAATCAAATCGAGGTGAATGGCTCCGAAGTTCGGAATTATGCGGCGCTGGGGGTTTGGTGGTATTTAAGAGCGGAAATAATTCAAAATTACCGTCAGTTTAAGCAGGAAAATGAAGATGCAACTGTATTTAATACCCGACTCGATTATGAGAAAGTATTAGAATTAGCGAAGAAGGAAGAAGAAGCGACTATTTTTACCGAGTTGCGTAATCCCAAACGTGTTGCTAGTAATAGTATGCTTATTGGTATTGGTTCTGTAGAAAAACCTTTTTCCATCTTTATTCCCAAAGTTGACGAAGCTGCTGGGGAGAAAATAATGAGTTTGATTACTAACCGTTATATCTCAACAGATGAAGAACATCCACGCAGAAGCTATGCATATGTAAAAGGTAAATTGAGTATCTATAGAGATAAGCCCCAGGTTATTGTGACTAACGTTAAGCAAGTTATGGATTTACCGCAGCTTGATTAG
- a CDS encoding putative baseplate assembly protein has protein sequence MDFEFLPKLPKSNLDDRTFKDLVEECILRIPRYCPEWTNHNPSDPGITLIELFAWLTDQMLLRFNQVPRRNYVAFLELMGIRLNPPSPATCKLTFYLSAAQTQEVPIPRFTEVATVRTETEEAVIFTTDKELFIGNPQINYLLAANKATDKAETISKEDLRSLTPDNRRWQDLGETLLFDLDQPSPGNCFYLVFSESENSIAGNAIAITFTGEPGRTTGIDPNNPPLRWQAWDGQNWVNVLREKNDDKTKGFSFKGIAQPLEGADVILHLPLDLPVFNVIDTSYRGHWIRCTYIDPQESQQHYSSSPSIVGLTVRSIGGAVKATQCIRVEQELLGVSNGKAGQTFELQSKPVLKREPSFGEHIRIKLPGERSENPLDWEQWQEVSDFAVSGPEDPHYTIDSQTGEIQFGPLIREPSQLRQQIYQRGKVQPVGRIVRRDDHKADNLATYTPPSVSNTAGEIALERQYGKVPPPGSEIYMMAYRTGGGTTGNVKDSKITVIKNSIPYVKSVINYEDAYGGTDPESLDEAAIRVPELLRTRECGVTPEDFERIARTASKLVARAHCLTKPEHTTAGIVRLLIVPQFKNLDHFDFRRGMNPDAEFALSRELKEEIKNYMSDRKPLGVDINLEEPEYTGVSVRAEIILEPQYNNPGDKEKIRDNLLVAIYRFLNPLVGGFEEKGWDLGRSVYSSDIVAVCQKIPGVRYLGRVELFRCSKFESELNSKWLREDFSESEIEPGSLGLICSWQDNNQQLNSGHIIEFRE, from the coding sequence ATGGACTTTGAATTTTTACCGAAGCTACCAAAATCAAATCTTGATGACCGCACTTTCAAAGACTTAGTTGAAGAGTGCATTCTCCGGATTCCGCGTTATTGTCCGGAGTGGACGAATCATAATCCTAGCGACCCTGGTATTACTTTAATCGAACTGTTTGCGTGGTTGACTGACCAAATGTTGCTGCGCTTTAATCAAGTTCCTCGACGCAATTATGTGGCTTTTTTGGAATTAATGGGAATTCGCCTCAATCCTCCATCCCCCGCAACTTGCAAACTTACTTTTTACCTTTCGGCAGCCCAGACTCAGGAAGTACCCATTCCCAGGTTTACGGAAGTTGCTACGGTACGAACGGAAACAGAAGAGGCAGTGATTTTTACCACTGATAAAGAACTTTTCATTGGCAATCCTCAAATTAACTATTTGCTCGCTGCAAATAAAGCTACAGATAAAGCGGAAACTATCTCTAAAGAAGATTTGAGAAGCCTTACTCCTGATAATCGTCGATGGCAAGATTTAGGAGAAACCTTATTATTTGACCTTGACCAGCCATCTCCTGGTAACTGTTTCTATTTGGTATTCTCAGAATCAGAAAATTCCATCGCAGGAAATGCGATCGCCATTACTTTCACGGGTGAACCAGGGAGAACCACGGGTATTGACCCCAATAATCCACCTTTGCGATGGCAAGCTTGGGATGGTCAAAACTGGGTTAATGTGCTGCGGGAAAAAAATGATGATAAAACCAAAGGTTTCAGTTTTAAAGGTATAGCCCAACCCCTCGAAGGAGCCGATGTTATTTTACATTTACCTCTGGATTTGCCTGTTTTTAATGTTATTGATACTAGTTATAGGGGACACTGGATACGCTGCACTTATATAGATCCTCAAGAGTCGCAACAACATTACAGTTCTTCTCCTAGCATTGTTGGTTTGACTGTGCGGTCTATTGGTGGTGCAGTAAAAGCCACTCAGTGTATTCGCGTAGAACAGGAATTATTAGGTGTAAGTAATGGTAAAGCAGGTCAGACATTTGAGTTGCAAAGCAAGCCTGTTTTAAAGCGAGAGCCTTCTTTTGGGGAACACATTCGGATTAAACTGCCAGGAGAAAGAAGCGAAAACCCCTTAGATTGGGAACAATGGCAAGAAGTATCAGATTTTGCTGTATCTGGGCCAGAAGACCCGCACTACACCATCGATTCTCAAACTGGTGAAATTCAATTTGGTCCGCTGATACGAGAACCTTCGCAATTAAGACAGCAGATATATCAACGCGGAAAGGTGCAACCAGTAGGAAGAATTGTTAGAAGAGACGACCACAAAGCGGATAATTTAGCTACTTACACTCCTCCTTCTGTGAGCAATACTGCTGGAGAAATAGCATTAGAACGACAGTATGGTAAAGTTCCCCCTCCCGGTTCAGAGATATATATGATGGCATACCGTACTGGTGGTGGTACTACTGGTAACGTGAAAGATAGTAAAATTACGGTAATAAAAAATTCAATTCCTTATGTCAAAAGCGTGATTAACTATGAAGATGCTTATGGTGGAACCGATCCAGAATCCTTAGACGAAGCTGCAATCAGAGTGCCGGAATTGCTACGTACTCGTGAATGTGGAGTAACCCCAGAGGATTTTGAAAGGATAGCAAGAACAGCCTCTAAATTAGTTGCTCGCGCTCATTGTTTAACCAAACCCGAACACACCACAGCCGGGATTGTCCGTTTACTGATTGTACCCCAATTCAAAAATCTAGATCACTTTGATTTTAGACGGGGAATGAATCCAGATGCTGAATTTGCGCTTTCTCGGGAGTTGAAAGAAGAGATTAAGAATTACATGAGCGATCGCAAACCATTAGGTGTAGATATCAACTTAGAAGAACCGGAATATACTGGCGTTAGCGTTAGAGCCGAGATAATACTAGAACCACAATACAATAATCCAGGGGATAAAGAAAAAATTCGTGACAATTTACTTGTGGCAATATACCGCTTTTTGAATCCTTTAGTAGGCGGTTTTGAAGAAAAAGGTTGGGATTTAGGACGTTCGGTGTATAGTTCAGATATCGTAGCTGTTTGCCAAAAAATTCCAGGTGTCAGGTATTTAGGAAGAGTAGAATTGTTTCGATGCAGCAAATTTGAATCTGAATTGAATTCTAAATGGTTGCGTGAAGATTTTTCAGAATCAGAAATTGAACCTGGTTCCTTGGGACTGATATGTTCTTGGCAAGATAACAATCAACAATTAAACTCAGGTCACATTATAGAATTTAGGGAATAG
- a CDS encoding phage tail protein codes for MVLAVQITPMQPLQADISSEKSKEPVSNNLPLYPGEAGEFLVTLSNPTDSSLEWKLEIEGDFPSDWCNRNQTSFEEILPRGKREFPIYLIVPDNFFEDSHTINKNQPRLQIDYQMQISIYTTQTGNEPQLIKYQVLNLLVRPNISYLDFLPNIYQEVDFVGRLVGIFEQAFDPVVQTIDTLWAYLDPLTAPTALQNFLAHWVAWDIDSRWDIDKQRQLIRNAITIYRWHGTRYGLRLYLHLYTGLPLDEDSPEVDKHISIQEVFNNGFVLGKTFIGQDSMIGGGRPYHFIVRLRATESLHIDESLVRKIIEQQKPAFSTYELSIINP; via the coding sequence ATGGTATTAGCAGTACAAATTACTCCGATGCAACCTCTACAAGCCGATATATCTTCAGAGAAAAGCAAAGAACCAGTTAGTAATAATTTACCTCTATATCCTGGAGAAGCAGGAGAGTTTTTGGTTACTCTTTCAAATCCAACAGATAGTTCATTGGAATGGAAACTAGAAATTGAAGGAGACTTTCCGAGTGATTGGTGTAACCGGAATCAAACAAGTTTTGAGGAAATTTTACCCAGGGGAAAGCGAGAGTTTCCTATATATTTAATAGTTCCAGATAATTTTTTTGAAGATTCGCATACTATAAATAAAAATCAACCGCGTTTGCAAATTGATTATCAAATGCAGATTTCAATTTACACAACACAAACCGGAAATGAACCCCAGCTAATAAAATATCAAGTTTTAAACTTGTTGGTGCGTCCTAATATTTCTTATTTAGACTTTTTACCAAATATTTATCAAGAAGTAGATTTCGTCGGACGATTAGTAGGCATTTTTGAACAAGCTTTTGACCCAGTAGTCCAAACAATAGATACTTTATGGGCATATCTCGACCCTTTGACAGCACCTACTGCATTACAAAACTTTTTAGCACATTGGGTAGCTTGGGATATTGATAGTCGCTGGGATATTGACAAACAAAGACAATTAATTCGCAATGCGATTACTATTTATCGTTGGCACGGTACGCGCTATGGCTTACGTTTGTACTTGCATCTTTATACAGGTTTACCATTAGACGAAGATTCACCAGAAGTAGATAAACATATTAGTATTCAAGAAGTTTTTAATAATGGTTTTGTATTAGGTAAAACTTTTATTGGTCAAGATTCAATGATAGGAGGTGGTCGTCCATATCATTTTATTGTGCGATTACGTGCAACTGAATCATTACATATCGATGAAAGTTTAGTACGAAAGATTATCGAACAGCAAAAACCAGCTTTTTCGACTTATGAGTTGTCGATTATAAATCCTTAA